The Lysobacter enzymogenes DNA segment ACGTGGGCACCGGCAATTCCTCGGTCGCGCGCTTGCTCGACGGCCGCGCGCGGGTGGTCTCGGTGACCGTCGCCCGCGGCGAGTTCGAGCACGCCCAATCGCTGGGCCTGCACGACTACCGCGTGCACCTGCTCAACAAGCACGGCATGGAGTTCGGCGAGCGCTTCGCCGCGGCCAGCTTCGACTGCATCCTCGACAACAACCTGGCCAGCTTCGCCTGTTGCCAGCGCCACCTCGAACGCTATTTCGACGCGCTGACGCGGCTGTTGCGGCCGCAGGGTTTCGTGCTCACCCATTGGCAGGGCATGCAGTGGACGCTGGACGTCGGCGTGGACGACGTCGAGCCGGTGTGGCGCCTGGACGCGGACAAGCTCGAAGCCATCGCCGCCGCGTTCGGGCTGGCGACGGTGCGCGAAGGCGAGCTGTTCTTCCTGCGCCGCGCGGCGCGCGGCTGAGCGCGCCCGGATGCGCACGCGCCGGAAGCGTCCGGCCGCGCGGCTGTGGCGGATCGGCCGGCGCGACCCGCGCCCGCGCTGGCTGCTGCTCGACAACCTGATCACCACCTTCGGCGCCGCGTTCACCCTGATCGCGCTGCCGTTCCTGGTCATGCGCCTGAGCGGCCGCGCGCTCGACCTCGGCGCGACCGCGGCGATCGAGGCGCTGCCGAGCCTGCTGTTGCTGTTCTGCTTTCGCGGCGCGCTCGACCGCATCGACCCCGCTCGCCTGCTGTGGTGGTGCCGCGCCGCGTATGTGCTGATCAACGCCACGCTCGCCGTCGCCACCTGGACCCAGGCCATCACCCTGCCGCTGATCTACGCGCTGGCCCTGATCGGCGGACTGGTGTGGGCGGTGGCTTACCCCGCCGGCCGCGCCTGCTTCGGGCTGTACCTGCGCCGCGGCCTGCTGGCGCCGGCCAACGCGGTGTTCGCGGTCGCCTCCAGCGTGGCGATGATGGCGATGCCGATGCTCGCCGGCGGCCTGATCCTGGCCTCTTCCGGCCCGCACGCGCTGGCCGCGGCATTCGCGCTGGATGCGCTGTGCGTGGCCGCGTCGCTGCCGCTGCTGGCGGCGCTGCGCCGGCGCGGGCCGGCGCGCGGACGCGATCCGGCTACGCCGGCGGCGGCGCCGATGTCGGCCGCGAATCCGCCGCCACGCGCCGCCCGCGACATTCCGCGCAGCTACTACCTTTATCTGCTCGCCAGCACCGTGCTCGCGTTCGGACCGGTGCAGATCCTGCTGCCGGTGCTGCTCGTGCAACGCCGCGATCCGGCCTATCTGGCGATCTACGCCGCCCAGTTCGCCGGTATCGCCCTGGCCGCCTCGGCCGCCGCGCGGCGGGTGCCGACGGAGATCGCCGACACCCTGCGCGGCGTGGTGCTGTGCTGGATCGGCGCCGCCTGCGCCTACGCCCTGCTCGGCGTCGCGGCCGACGCGCCCAAGGGCGTCGCGCTGGTGGCGGCGTTGCTCGGCTTCGGCGCGCTCGCCGCGGCCTCGAACCACTACGGCATCCGTTCGCTGTCGTGGCTGCAGCGCAGCGCCGATCCGCGCCGCATGGGCCGCGAGATGACCTGGTTCTCGGCCGCGACCATGGGCGCGATGCCGCTGTCCTCGCTCGCCGTCGGCCTGGCGGTGGATCGCCTGCGCTGGAGCGGCGCCGCGCACGCGCTCGCCGCGGCCACGGCGCTGGCCGCGCTCGCGGCCGCGCCGCACCTGTTGCGCCTGCGACGCCGCGCGCCGCAGCGCGCGCAGGACCCAGCGACCGCGCCGCCGCTCGCCAGCGGCGGCACGGCCAACCACTGAGCGCGCCTCAGGACGCGGTCTTCGCTCCGCTCGGCGCGCGCGCGCACGCGGGCGCCTCGGCGCCGGCCAGGCGCTTGGGATCGGGCTTGCAGGCATAGCCCTGGCCGCCGGTCCCGACCGGCTCGGTGCCGACCCGCTCGTAGGCGTCGATCAGGATCGGCTTCAGCGACACGTTCTGCGGCGTATAGGCCAGGCGCCCGGCCCTGGGCTGCCACGGAACCGCGCAGGTGGTGGCGCCGGCCGGGTCGGTCTGCACCAGATACACATCCTGCGGATCGCCGCCGCCGTCGCGGTCGATGAAGGTGCTGCCGGCCAGCAGCAGACGGTCCGGCGCCTTGAGGTCGATCGACACCAGCATCTCGCGCCCGGCGCCGAAGTAGTACGGCGTCGCCGCCGGCAGCAGGGTCGAAGTGCGCGCGCCGAGGGCGGCGCCGAACTCGGGCGCGCCGCGGGTCGCGGCGATCGCCAGGAGGCTGTCGTCGCTGCTGCGGTCCAGCGCTTCGACCACGTCGTAGGCGCGGATCGAGGTGGTCTTGGGATCGGACCAGAACGCCTGCGCCAGCACCTTGCAGCCGGCCGATTCGAACCGCGCCAGATAGACCTGGGTGGCGCCGTCGGCGGGATTGGACTGCAGGCCGACCAGCGCCGACTGGCCGAAGTAACCCGGCGCGCGCAGCGCGGCGATGCCATGGAACAGGCCGTGCAGCTTGTCGGCGTTGTTGAGCGTGCTCGCGCACACCGGCGCGCCGCCTGCGTCGGTGCGCAGCAACAGCGCGCCCATCAGGCCGGCGCCGTTGGTGGTGTTGCCGGCCACCACCAGGTCGTCGGCGAGCCCGGTCGCGGCGACGTTCTGCGCGAGCGCGCGCAGGCGCACCTCCGGCCAGCGCGAGCCGCCGTCGTAGAACTGGTTCCACAGCAGCCCGCCGCCGGCGTCCAGCCGCGCGATGCGGCCGAACTTGCGGCGCGCGTCGCGGCTGGTTTCCTCGCCGACCAGGTACAAGGTATCGCCGCGGTCCGGCGCGCTCTCGATCAGGTCCAGCCCGACCGCGTTCTGGCCTTCGACCCGGTTGCCGAGCACGCTGGTCCAGGCCGGCCGGCCTTCGCAATCGACCTGCAGCACGTAGATGCGGTCGCTGCCGTCGCCGTACTGGACCGCGCCGGTGACGGCGAAGCCGCGGCCGCTGCTGAGTTCGATCACCGCCTCGCCGCGGCTGCGCTTGCTGCCGCCGATGTAGTAGGCCGCCTGCCAGATCAGGTTGCCGTTGTCGTCGGCGCGGCTGAGCTGGGCCAGTTGGGTGTCGCCGGCCAGGCGGGTGCCGACGGTGATCGAACCCGGGCCGCAGGCGCGGGTCGCCTTCACGTCCCAGCCCGAATCGGCCGGCTCGGGATCGCCGTAATAGGCCTCGAAGTTCTGCGCCTGGGCGAGCGGCGCGGCCAGCAGCAGGGAAATCGCCAGCGCCAAAGCGCGGCGGCGCGAACCGGAAGAGCTACGTTCCATCGTGTCCATGTCGGCCTCGTGTGCGGAGACATCCGCGAAGGGGCCGGCGCGCCGCGCGGACGCGCCAGCGATGCGTGAGCGGGCAGGCCGGACTGATCGACGAAAGGCCTGCGCGGACGCCGCAGCCGCACGGACGGCGCATCGCGCGATGGCGGCGCGCCTGGCATGAGCGTTCGCGTCTCGACCTTAGCGCCGCGGCGCGCGGCGGCGTAGGACCGTTGCGGGCAGGAAACGGGACGCGCCGGGAAGCTTTCGCAGCGCGCGCGGGCACGGGCTGCGACGTGGGTGGCGGTTCGGCGTTAAAGCGCGCGGTGGGTCACGCGGGAGGTCATGGCGGGTTCGCGGGGGCTCGCGGCGTCGGCGGTTCCAGCGGCATCGGCTATCGCAGCGGCGTCGGCGGTCGTATTGGCGCGGTCGCGGCTTGCGCCGCTCCTACAGGTCGCCCATGTAGGAGCGGCGCGAGCCGCGACCGCGAACTTTCACGCTTGCGGCGCGATCTACTTCGCCTCGCCCAGCAACTCGACCTCGGCCAGTTCGATCCCGCCCGCGCCCTCGCCCACCAGCCGCAGCCGATAACGCGCATACGCCGCCGGCGCAGCGATCGCGAACGCGCGGGTCTGCCGCCGCCACGCGAACGCCTGGTCGCGGCGCTCGTCCAGCGTGGTCCACTGCTGGCCGTCGTTGGAACCCTGCAAGGCCCAGGCCGCGGCGTCGCCGGGCTTGTCGGACGAGGTCAGCGTGTACAGCCGCACCGTCGCCGGCGTCTTGAAGTTCCACGCCAACAGCGGCATCGGCGCGTTCAGGCGCGCCGACGTGGTGGCGTCGTCGTCGAACAGCGCCGCGGTCTGCTTGGCGTTCAAGCCGGCGACGCTGGCGTTGTCGCGCCGCGCCAGATCGCGCCAAGGGCGTGGCGGTTCGCCGTCGGCGCTCAGCGATTCGGGCAGCGCCTGCGCCGCGCTGCCCCAGTTCGACGGGATCGGCCCCATCCGGAACTCCAGCAACGCGCCCTGCGCCAGCCGCGCGTGCGGCAGGGTCAGCCGCTCCCACGGCTCGCCGTCGATCTTCAGCGACTGCACGTAGCGATTGCGCGCGCTCACGCCCGGCGCGAGGATCTCGATCCGCTTGCCGTTCTCCAGGGCGATGCTCATGCGTTCGAAGCGCGGCGCGCCGATCACGTACTCCGGCGAGCCCATCCGCAGCGGGTAGAAACCGGCGGCGCTGAACAGCCACCACGCCGACATCTCGCCGTTGTCCTCGTCGCCCGGATAGCCCTGGCCGATCTCGCTGCCGGCGTACAGCCGGTCCATGATGTCGCGCACTTTCTCCTGGATCCGCCACGGCTGCCCGGCCATCGCGTACATGTACGGAATGTGGTGCGAGGGCTGGTTGCTGTGGCCGTACTGGCCCATGCGCACGTCGCGCGCTTCCAGCATTTCGTGGATGACGCCGCCGTAGCTGCCGGTCTCGAACGTGCCCGGGGTGGCGAAGAACAGGTCGAGCTTGTTGCCCAGCGCGGTGCGGCCGCCGTACAGCGACGCCAACCCGGCGCCGTCCTGCGGCGCGTGGAAGGCCATGTTCCAGGCGTTGGTCTCGGTGTAGTCGCCGCCCCAGCGGGTCGGTTCGAATTCGCTGTCGGTGTAGCGCCAGCGGCCGTCGCGGTGGCGGCCGACGAAGAAGCCCAGGCGCGGATGGAACAGGTTGACGTAGCCGAGCGCGCGGTTGCGGTAATAGGCCGCGTCGTCGGCGTAGAGCGCGCGGTACGGATCGTCGGCGCCGGCCTCGCTCGCCAATGCGCCGGCCAACTGGCCGATGGCGAAGTCGTTGATGTAGCCGTCCATCGACCACGACAGCCCCTCGTCGGCGCTGGTGTCGGTGTAGCCGCGGAACAGCGCGCGCTCGATGCCCTTGCGCCCGGCGCCGGCCAACGGGCTGACCGTGGCCGCGTTGCGGATCGCCGATTGATAGAAGCCGCGCACGTCGAAATTGCGCACGCCCTTGAGCCAGGCGTCGGCGAAGGCCACGTCCGAACTGGTGCCGACCATCAGGTCGGCGTAGCCCGGCGAGGACCAGCGCGCGATCCAGCCGCCGTCGCGGTATTGCTGGACGAAGCCGTCGATCATCTCGCCGGCGCGCGTCGGCGTCAGCAGCACATAGGCCGGCCAGGCGGTGCGGTAGGTGTCCCAGAAACCGTTGTTGACGTAGACCCGCCCGTCGACGATGCGCGCGCCGCTGCGCTCGGCGGTGCTGTCGGCCGGCGCCGGCACGAACGGGCTCGCGTACTGCCAGCGCGGCTGCTGCGCGCTGCCGGTGTTCTCGCTGGCGTTGTTGGGATACAGGAACAGGCGATAGAGATTGGAATACAGCGTGACCCGCTCGTGCTCGGGCGCGCCGCCGACCTGGACGAGGCCCAACTGCGCGTCCCACGCCGCCTGTGCGCGTTCGCGCACGCGCTCGAAGTCGTCGTCTTCGCCGATCTCCAGTTCCAGATTGCGCTGCGCCTGCTGCAGCGAGATCAGCGAGGTGGCGATGCGCATCGTCACCTGGCGGCCGCGGCCCAGCTCGAAGCCGTACCACGCCGAGACGCGGTCGCGCCCGGCCGCGCGCGGCAGCCGCTCGCCTTCGCGCACCGGCCGGTCGAAGCGCGCATGGAAATACAACCGCCCCGCGCCGGCGGAGAGCTTGCTCTTGTTCTCGGTCCAGCCGCTGAGCGTGCCGGCCTCGCGATCCAGGACGATGTCGCCGTGCTCGTCGCGCTGGTCGAACAACAGCCGCCCGCTGGCGCCGGGGAAGGTGAAACGCAGCATCGCGGCGTGGTCGGTCGGGGTCATCTCGGCGACCATGCCGTTGTCGAAGCGCACCCGGTAGTAATCCGGACGCGCGGTCTCCTGATCGTGACCGAAGCTCAGCGCACGCTTGCCGCGGTCGAACTCGACCGCACCCTCGCCGGGCGCCGGCAGGATGTGGAACGCCTGGCGGTCGCCCATCCACGGGCTGGGCTCGTGCGACAACGCCAGCGCTTCCAGGCGCGGACGGTTGGCCTCGCCGTTGCGCTCCTGGTACTGGTAGATCCAGTGCGAGCCGGCGTTGGTGGTCGGGGTCCAGAAATTGAAGCCATGCGGCAACGCCACCGCCGGGAAGTTGTTGCCGCGCGAGAAGCGCGCGTTGGAATTGCTGCCGCGACGGGTGTCGACGAATTCGCTGGGATGCTTGGCGGCGAGCTTGTCGAGCTCCTTGTCCTTGCGCGCGCGCGCCGGCTCGATCCGCACATCGTCGAGGTAACCGCCGTAACGCGCGCCGAGCGCGCCGTCGTGGACCAGCACGATCCGGCGCACGCGCTTGCCGGCGGCGACCTCGCCGATGCGCGCGGCGACCGCGTTCCACTGGTCCGGATACAGCAGCCGCGCCTCGCCCTGGCCGCGCGCGCTCAGCGCGAAGCCGTAGCGATCGGTCGCCTTGAGCTGGGACAAGCGGCTGCCATCGTCGAACTCCAGATCGAGGGCGACGAAGGTGGAGGCGTAGCGCAGGTCGTCGAGCTGGCCCGCCTTCGCATCCAGTTGCCGCGCCGACAGCGGGAACAGCCGATAGGACAGCTCGCTGTCCTTGCCGACCGGAACATCGACCTCGAACACCAGCGCGCGCTGCTCGCCGCCGCCGCTGCCGTCGAAACGCAGCGAGCGCAGGCCGGTGAAGCCGGCATCGGGCTTGGCGGTCAGCGCCGCGGCCGCGGGCGGTCCGCCGGCCGCGACCAGGCGCGGCGCGCTGTCGGCGATCAGCGACGGCGCCGGTTCGGCGGGTTCGAACGAACTCCAGAAGCCGCGCGTCTTGCCCACGGCATGCGCGCTCGACATCGCGGCCAAGGCCGCCGCCAGCAGCGTCGCCGTGACGACCGCGCGCCGGCCTGGGCGCGTTTCCGCCGCTGGGCTGCGCCTTATCGGAGCAGCCACGGCCGCGTTGCATGCCCGCAACGCCGGCAGCAGCGAGCCCGCCGAAATCCGCACTTTCGACCTGAGCACTTCCGACATCCGCGCCTCCTCACCGAACGGCACGATCGCCGCCGCCACCCCGCATTCATTCGATTTGAATCGATCTAAAAGCGCATTGTCAAACCGCGGCGCAGCATGATCGACACCCTCTTCACCGGATAAAAATACAATCAAAACAACGGCTTGAATTACGACAACCCGACGCCGCCCTCACCTACTTGGCACAGCTTTTGCGTCAACGTCTCAAACTGTGATTTTCTTCACATTTTTTGAGCCACCCTGTTCGTGCCCGTCCTCAACGGAACCCGGTCCCCATGCCGATACAGCGTCCTATTGCCCTCGCCGTCGCGCTCGCGGCGGTGATCGCAACCTGCCCTTCAACGTCAGTTTTTGCCGCAACACGTCATAATTCGCAGCCCTCCCCCGACGATCCCATCCCGGAGATCGAGCGTCTGCGCGCGCAACGGCAATGGCTGCCCGCGCTGGGCCGGATCGAAGCGGCCCAGGCCGCGCGCCCCGGCGACGACCGTCTGTACCGGCTGCAGGTGCTGACCCTGGCCGATCTCGGCGGCGCCGAGCGCGCCTGGACGCTGGCCCAGGCCCGGCCGCAGTTGTTCGACGCCGCCGAGCACCAGCGTCTGAACGCCGACCGCTTCGCCCGCCGGGTGCTGTGGGGCACCGGCTATCCGCAGAGCGAGACACAGCGCCTGGACGAGATGCGCCAGGCGCGCGACCTGCTCGCGCAGCAACGCGCCGCGCAGACGCCGGAGCAGCAGCGCGCCGACCTGCGCACGCGCTTCGACGAACTGATCATGCTCAACCACCTGGAGCGCCACGCCGAGGTGGTCGAGCGCTATCGCGCGCTGCAGGCCGAGAACGTCGAGATCCCGATGTACGCGCTGGCCAAGGTCGGCCAGTCGCTGCTCGCGGCCAAGCATCCGGAAGAAGCCGCGACGGTGCTGGAGACAGTCACCCGGCAGTGGCCCGAGGACGAAGACTCGCAGTTGCAGCTGGCCTATGCCTATTCGGAAAGCGAGCGCTTCGCCGACGCCGACGCGCAGCTGGAAAAGATCAAGCAGGCGCAGCCGGCGTTCGTGCGCGTGCCCGGCGCCAAGCAAAGCCACCAGAACTGGCGCCACTACGACGCCGACAGCCAGCAGGCGATGATCGGCCTGTACGGCGAAGACACGGTCGGCGCGCAACGGCGCCTGGAGCAGATGGCCCGGATCGGCCCGAGCAATTCCGGCCTGCAGTCCGACCTGGGCGTGCTGTACCAAAAGCGCGGCTGGACCGACCGCGCGCTGGAACGCTTCCGCATCGCCCAGACCCTGGAACCGACCAACGTGTCCGCGCGCGTCGGCCAGGTCGGCGGCCTGCTCGAACACAACCGCGTCGACCTGGCCCGGCCGATCCACGACGAACTGCTGCAAAACCGCGCGCGCGACGTCCAGGTCGAGCAGATGGGGCGCTCCTGGGACAGCCGCCTGGGCTGGCAATGGCAGGTCTCCACCACGTTCGGCCGCAGCGATTCCGACGGCGACCGCGGCGCCACCGCCTCGCCGCTGGGTTCGCGCGACGCGACCCACAAGGTCGAAGTCGCCAGCCCCCTGATCGGCGACCGCTGGCGCCTGACCGCGCACGCGCAGGACGCCTGGGCCGACTATGAAAACGGCGCCGGCAAGGACCGCGTGCACGACCGCCGCGCCGGCGTCGGCGCGCTGTACGCCTACGACCGCCTGACCGTCGGCTTCGGCGTGGACCGCAGCAACGACCGCTGGCTGCCCAGCGGCGACCGCACCGGCTATTACCTCGATGCCGGCTGGCGCTTCAGCGACGTCCTGCAAGGCACCGCCGCGTGGTACGCGACCACGCCGGACGCCTCGCTGCAGGCGCGCCGCGCCGGCCTGCACGCCGACGCGCTGAGCCTGGGCCTGCGCTGGACCCCGAGCGAGCGCAGCTCGCTGGCGGCGACCGCGCAGCAACTGCGCTACAGCGACGACAACACCCGCACCGCGTTCGGCCTCAGCGGCGCGCAGCGCCTGTACACCCGCCCGCACCTGCTGATCGACGGCCTGGCCGACGTCTACGCCAGCCGCGCCAGCCGCACCGGCGCCGACATTCCCTACTTCAACCCCAGCCGCGACGGCTCGCTCAACCTCGGCCTGCGCATCGACCACCTGGCCTGGCGCCGCTACGAGCGCCACTTCCGCCAGCGCCTGACCGTGCAGGCCGGGCCTTATTGGCAGGAGAACTTCGGCAGCCACTGGGTGCCGCAGGTGCGCTACGAACACGAATGGCGCTTCGGCACCGGCCGGGTGCTGGATTACGGCGTGAACTGGTCGCGCCCGGTCTACGACGGCATCCGCGAAGACCGCCTGGGTTTCGACCTGAGTTTCCGCTGGGGTGAACAATGATCATGAGCCACGCATCCGTCCGCGCCGCGCTGCGCCGCGCCTTCGCCGCCGCGCTGCTGGCGCTGCCGCTGGCCGCCCTCGCCGCGCCCGCCGCGCAGGCGCCCGAGGACAAGGACTACAGCGCCGCCGAAGCCGCGCAACGCGAGAACCGCGGCGACCAATTGCTGGTGCTGAGCTACCACGACGTGCGCGACGACGTCGCGCGCAAGGGCGACCCCGACGCCTACGCGGTCAGCACCCAGAACTTCGCCGCGCACCTGGACTGGCTGGCCGGCCACGGCTACCACCCGGTCGCGCTGAGCGATGTGATCAAAGCCTCGCGCGGCGAGAAGAAGCTGCCGCCCAAGGCGGTGCTGCTGACCTTCGACGACGGCCTGCGCAGCATCTACACCCACGTGTTCCCGCTGCTGCGCGCGTACAACTACCCGGCGCTGATGGCGGTGGTGACCGGCTGGGTCGACCTGCCGCGCGACCAGCAGGTCGACTACGGCCCGCGCATGTTCACCCACGACGACTTCGTCACCTGGGACCAGTTGCGCGAGATGCAGGCTTCGGGCCTGATCGAGATCGCCTCGCACAGCGACAACCTGCACCGCGGCATCACCTCCAACCCGCAAGGCAACACCATGCCGGCGGCGATCACCCGCGAATGGGACGCCAAGGCGCAGCGCTACGAGACCGAGGCACAGTACCTGGAACGCGTGCGCCGCGACCTGGCCGCCAGCGCCGACAAGATCAAGCGCGAACTCGGCGTGTCGCCGCAGTCGGTGGTGTGGCCGTACGCGGCCTACAACAGCCAGACCAACGACCTCGCCGACAAGCTCGGCATGACCGTCACCTTCGACCTGGAAGGCCGCCACCAGACCGTCGGCCGCGACCTGCACGGCCTCGCCCGCCTGCTGGTGTTCGACAACCCCACGGTCAAGGACCTCACCTACGAACTGCGCCACGACGAGGAACTCGACGGCGTGCGCGCGCTGCAGGTCGACCTGGACTACGTCTACGACGCCGACCCGGCGCAGCAGGCGCGCAACCTCGACAAGCTGATCGAGCGGGTCAAGCAGGTCGGCCCCAGCCACGTGTTCCTGCAGGCCTTCGCCGACCCCGACGGCAACGGCTCGGCCGACGCGATGTACTTCCCCAACCGCCAGCTGCCGATGCGCGCGGACCTGTACAACCGCGTCGCCTGGCAGCTCAAGACCCGCGCCAACGTCAAGGTGTTCGCGTGGCTGCCGGTGCTCGGCTTCGAACTGCCGGACAAGGCGCTGGACGCGCAACTGGCGATCAAGGCCAGCAACCCGGCCGAGACCCACCGCCTCAATCCGTTCGACCCGCGCACCCGCGAGATCGTCGCGCAGATCTACGAAGACCTCGCCGTC contains these protein-coding regions:
- a CDS encoding methyltransferase domain-containing protein, whose product is MPSTASASDPVASDPAAFRPRFDIGAQRMDCGREPHVDTHQAADERASWPLLDYSDCEPTDDQAAINRWLQGASLDGADVLHVGTGNSSVARLLDGRARVVSVTVARGEFEHAQSLGLHDYRVHLLNKHGMEFGERFAAASFDCILDNNLASFACCQRHLERYFDALTRLLRPQGFVLTHWQGMQWTLDVGVDDVEPVWRLDADKLEAIAAAFGLATVREGELFFLRRAARG
- a CDS encoding MFS transporter, which produces MRTRRKRPAARLWRIGRRDPRPRWLLLDNLITTFGAAFTLIALPFLVMRLSGRALDLGATAAIEALPSLLLLFCFRGALDRIDPARLLWWCRAAYVLINATLAVATWTQAITLPLIYALALIGGLVWAVAYPAGRACFGLYLRRGLLAPANAVFAVASSVAMMAMPMLAGGLILASSGPHALAAAFALDALCVAASLPLLAALRRRGPARGRDPATPAAAPMSAANPPPRAARDIPRSYYLYLLASTVLAFGPVQILLPVLLVQRRDPAYLAIYAAQFAGIALAASAAARRVPTEIADTLRGVVLCWIGAACAYALLGVAADAPKGVALVAALLGFGALAAASNHYGIRSLSWLQRSADPRRMGREMTWFSAATMGAMPLSSLAVGLAVDRLRWSGAAHALAAATALAALAAAPHLLRLRRRAPQRAQDPATAPPLASGGTANH
- a CDS encoding GH92 family glycosyl hydrolase, translating into MSSAHAVGKTRGFWSSFEPAEPAPSLIADSAPRLVAAGGPPAAAALTAKPDAGFTGLRSLRFDGSGGGEQRALVFEVDVPVGKDSELSYRLFPLSARQLDAKAGQLDDLRYASTFVALDLEFDDGSRLSQLKATDRYGFALSARGQGEARLLYPDQWNAVAARIGEVAAGKRVRRIVLVHDGALGARYGGYLDDVRIEPARARKDKELDKLAAKHPSEFVDTRRGSNSNARFSRGNNFPAVALPHGFNFWTPTTNAGSHWIYQYQERNGEANRPRLEALALSHEPSPWMGDRQAFHILPAPGEGAVEFDRGKRALSFGHDQETARPDYYRVRFDNGMVAEMTPTDHAAMLRFTFPGASGRLLFDQRDEHGDIVLDREAGTLSGWTENKSKLSAGAGRLYFHARFDRPVREGERLPRAAGRDRVSAWYGFELGRGRQVTMRIATSLISLQQAQRNLELEIGEDDDFERVRERAQAAWDAQLGLVQVGGAPEHERVTLYSNLYRLFLYPNNASENTGSAQQPRWQYASPFVPAPADSTAERSGARIVDGRVYVNNGFWDTYRTAWPAYVLLTPTRAGEMIDGFVQQYRDGGWIARWSSPGYADLMVGTSSDVAFADAWLKGVRNFDVRGFYQSAIRNAATVSPLAGAGRKGIERALFRGYTDTSADEGLSWSMDGYINDFAIGQLAGALASEAGADDPYRALYADDAAYYRNRALGYVNLFHPRLGFFVGRHRDGRWRYTDSEFEPTRWGGDYTETNAWNMAFHAPQDGAGLASLYGGRTALGNKLDLFFATPGTFETGSYGGVIHEMLEARDVRMGQYGHSNQPSHHIPYMYAMAGQPWRIQEKVRDIMDRLYAGSEIGQGYPGDEDNGEMSAWWLFSAAGFYPLRMGSPEYVIGAPRFERMSIALENGKRIEILAPGVSARNRYVQSLKIDGEPWERLTLPHARLAQGALLEFRMGPIPSNWGSAAQALPESLSADGEPPRPWRDLARRDNASVAGLNAKQTAALFDDDATTSARLNAPMPLLAWNFKTPATVRLYTLTSSDKPGDAAAWALQGSNDGQQWTTLDERRDQAFAWRRQTRAFAIAAPAAYARYRLRLVGEGAGGIELAEVELLGEAK
- the pgaA gene encoding poly-beta-1,6 N-acetyl-D-glucosamine export porin PgaA produces the protein MPIQRPIALAVALAAVIATCPSTSVFAATRHNSQPSPDDPIPEIERLRAQRQWLPALGRIEAAQAARPGDDRLYRLQVLTLADLGGAERAWTLAQARPQLFDAAEHQRLNADRFARRVLWGTGYPQSETQRLDEMRQARDLLAQQRAAQTPEQQRADLRTRFDELIMLNHLERHAEVVERYRALQAENVEIPMYALAKVGQSLLAAKHPEEAATVLETVTRQWPEDEDSQLQLAYAYSESERFADADAQLEKIKQAQPAFVRVPGAKQSHQNWRHYDADSQQAMIGLYGEDTVGAQRRLEQMARIGPSNSGLQSDLGVLYQKRGWTDRALERFRIAQTLEPTNVSARVGQVGGLLEHNRVDLARPIHDELLQNRARDVQVEQMGRSWDSRLGWQWQVSTTFGRSDSDGDRGATASPLGSRDATHKVEVASPLIGDRWRLTAHAQDAWADYENGAGKDRVHDRRAGVGALYAYDRLTVGFGVDRSNDRWLPSGDRTGYYLDAGWRFSDVLQGTAAWYATTPDASLQARRAGLHADALSLGLRWTPSERSSLAATAQQLRYSDDNTRTAFGLSGAQRLYTRPHLLIDGLADVYASRASRTGADIPYFNPSRDGSLNLGLRIDHLAWRRYERHFRQRLTVQAGPYWQENFGSHWVPQVRYEHEWRFGTGRVLDYGVNWSRPVYDGIREDRLGFDLSFRWGEQ
- the pgaB gene encoding poly-beta-1,6-N-acetyl-D-glucosamine N-deacetylase PgaB; translated protein: MSHASVRAALRRAFAAALLALPLAALAAPAAQAPEDKDYSAAEAAQRENRGDQLLVLSYHDVRDDVARKGDPDAYAVSTQNFAAHLDWLAGHGYHPVALSDVIKASRGEKKLPPKAVLLTFDDGLRSIYTHVFPLLRAYNYPALMAVVTGWVDLPRDQQVDYGPRMFTHDDFVTWDQLREMQASGLIEIASHSDNLHRGITSNPQGNTMPAAITREWDAKAQRYETEAQYLERVRRDLAASADKIKRELGVSPQSVVWPYAAYNSQTNDLADKLGMTVTFDLEGRHQTVGRDLHGLARLLVFDNPTVKDLTYELRHDEELDGVRALQVDLDYVYDADPAQQARNLDKLIERVKQVGPSHVFLQAFADPDGNGSADAMYFPNRQLPMRADLYNRVAWQLKTRANVKVFAWLPVLGFELPDKALDAQLAIKASNPAETHRLNPFDPRTREIVAQIYEDLAVSGYTEGLLFHDDALLRDDELRGIAPDAPAARTQALIDFTHALTRAAGKWRPKLITVRNLFAGPVLQPKSEAWFAQDLAAFNNAYDYTAVMAMPWMENSRDPQRWIDQLVAKVKASPRGLSRTIFELQTVDWRDNSKPIPAAQLKRIVHRLQADGARHLAWYPDDFIADRPSTSDAREILSARGFPYIEK